The DNA region CTTATTCAAGCCGGAGCACCGGCCAATGGCTTCGTTGCCTGAGCTCAGCAAATTCTTTGTAATTGATAAGCCCATACATTGATTGAGGCTCCAGGGCGAGTATCAGCCTGAGGTTGTATATCTGATTGAGCGGAACGTAGATATAACTTTGAAAATCAACGCCCTGTAAATATTCCTTTTCCACCAATGCCAGTTGATTGGCTATTTCTTCATCCACACTTTCAACAAAACCTGAAAAGCGATACCTGCTTACCTGACCTTCCTCAGGGCTAAAGCCTGTTGAAATGAAGCTGTTTCTGTTTAACCAATCTTTCAGTAGCGGCTCATTTTTTGGAATGAGGTAGCCTTTGGGAGGCATGACATCGAGTGTGGAGACCACTTTATTGTGGTAATTTTCGACAAGGAACACGGTGTCGTTTCCGGTGGCCAGCGAGCGGAGCGGATAAGCCAGCGCCTTTCCGTCGGGGAAATGCTCCTGTCGTATGGAAACCGGAACCGGCAGCTCTTGTATCATATTGCGTGCATCTTCAACCATCGCAACAACTTCCTTGCGGTTCTGTACTGCCCACGAAATCAATGCCTCGGCTGTAAGCATCTGGCTGTGTGCACGCCGCTCAAGCCTGTGTAGCGAATCGCGGCCATTCATTCCTTCCACGATGACCGAAAATGTACCTGTGATGGCAAAGCTCTGCCGCCCGTCGTCAATATCTGTTGTGCTGCGCCGCATTCGCTCGCCTGAAGGCAGGTGTCCTAATGTGTATTCGAAGAAACTATAATCGTACGAACGCAGCCTGCGCTCCACATACGGAAGCAGGCGGTTTGCGAAGGCATAGCGTATTTCTTCGCTGGTGTTGAGATTTGTTGGCCCGCCCAGCTGGATGTCGAAGTTGCGCAGGTAGCCAAAGGCCTCCCAGGTGTGGCCATAAGGGTAATATTCATGAAAGTCGGCAGTAAAATGCGGATCGAATTTGTCGAACACCTCCTGGATGATGCGGGTTTCGGGTTGTTGCAACAGCAAATGGTCGCGGTTCAGGTCGCCGCCCATGGCATTGCGCCTCTGGTGCAAGGCCAGTCCCATGGGGTTGCACATGGGAAGCATAACAACTGAGGCATGTTTCAGCCAATGGTCGTGTTTACCTTCGGCCAGCAACCCGGTCAGACGCAAAAGCCCCTCCATTCCGGCAGGTTCGTTGCCGTGCTGCCCGGCAAGCAACATGATGCGGATATGATTGTCCTCGTTGAGGGTGGTATCAGAAAAATAAACTATTGGAAACAGGAGGGTATCGTTCAATGCATTGATCTCCAGCCTAATTGCCGGATGCTTTTCTGCAC from Bacteroidota bacterium includes:
- a CDS encoding succinylglutamate desuccinylase/aspartoacylase family protein, whose protein sequence is MRLLKRSIVLVLIVLLSLLQHACKQRNSWLTPAETVAYTQLTSNSEALHFLERCAEKHPAIRLEINALNDTLLFPIVYFSDTTLNEDNHIRIMLLAGQHGNEPAGMEGLLRLTGLLAEGKHDHWLKHASVVMLPMCNPMGLALHQRRNAMGGDLNRDHLLLQQPETRIIQEVFDKFDPHFTADFHEYYPYGHTWEAFGYLRNFDIQLGGPTNLNTSEEIRYAFANRLLPYVERRLRSYDYSFFEYTLGHLPSGERMRRSTTDIDDGRQSFAITGTFSVIVEGMNGRDSLHRLERRAHSQMLTAEALISWAVQNRKEVVAMVEDARNMIQELPVPVSIRQEHFPDGKALAYPLRSLATGNDTVFLVENYHNKVVSTLDVMPPKGYLIPKNEPLLKDWLNRNSFISTGFSPEEGQVSRYRFSGFVESVDEEIANQLALVEKEYLQGVDFQSYIYVPLNQIYNLRLILALEPQSMYGLINYKEFAELRQRSHWPVLRLE